TATATCATGTATTCTTGTTTCCTTATAGGCAAATACAGGGGCGGGATTGCCCACTCCAAAGGGCTCCAATAGCTCAAGCTTATTTGCAAGTTCATAATTCAAATCATTTTGATTAAGCTCCCAATCTATATTTATAAAGGGAATTAAATCTTTCTTTAATATTTTTCTCCTTGCAATTTCATTTATTTTTTCTTTAAATAAAGCAAGATTACCGTTTTCTAAGGTAAGCCCGGCCGCCATATCATGGCCGCCGAACTTTAGCAGTAAATCAGAGCATTCGCATAAAGCCTCATATAAATTAAAACCCTGAATGCTTCGTGCCGAACCTCTGTATAATTTTCCCTCTTTGTTCAATAGTATTGTGGGCCTATAGTATTTTTCAACAATCCTTGATGCAACAATGCCGACGACTCCCATATGCCAGCAGTCTGACTGCAGGACTATTACATAATCTTTATCATCATATGTATCAGATATCAGTTTTTCCCCTTCTATAAATATAGCTTCTTCTATTTGCTGCCGCCTTTTATTTTCATCATTTAATTTGGCAGCGATTTCCATTGACTTTTCAATGGAGTCATTTATAAAAAGCTCCACACCTATATTGGCATCTGAAATTCTTCCTATGGCATTTATTCTGGGAGCCATGAAAAAACTTATGTGGGTTGTATTTAACTTATCCCTGTCTATTTCTGCGCATTTTAATAATGCTTGAATTCCATAATTTCTTGTATTTTTAATAGCTTCAATTCCATATTTAACTATAATCCTATTTTCATCAAGGAGAGGAACAATATCTGCAACAGTACCTATACAGGTTAAGTCAATATAATCCATAATATTAAGATCAAATATGCTTGCTAATGCCTGAATCAGCTTAAAAGCTACGCCAACACCGGCTAAGTATTTAAAAGGATACAAAGAATCCTGTCTTTTAGGATTAATAACTAAAGCATCGGGCAGAATCTCGGAACATTCATGATGATCAGTAATTATTATATCAACACCTTTTTGTTTACAGTAAAAAGCCTCGTCCAAAGCGGTAACACCACAGTCCACGGTAATTATAAGACTTGCTCCTTTGTCTACAATATCCTTTATGGCGTCTATATTAAGCCCATAACCCTCATCTATACGACTGGGTATGTAAAAGCCTATATCAGCCTTAAGCTTTTTAAAACAACGGTATAGTATGGATGAGCTCGTGATACCATCAGCGTCATAATCACCATATATGATAATTTTCCCTTTAGCGTCTATATGTTTCTTTATTAAATTAATTGCTTCTTTCATATCCGGAAGAAGAAAAGGATCATAAAGTTTTTTAATATCGGGTTCTAAAAACTTATCAATGGATTCTTCATCTGCAATACCGCGATTATATAAAATGTTTTTTATAATACTGTCTACTCCTAACGCATCATTTACATTATTTATATTTTGTTTATTCTTTATTATCCAGCGTTTTTTTTGCATTTCTTCTCCCCCGTTACAAACCTATACATAAATATTATATTTTATATTAAATCTCAGTTCAATTTAATAATGTTTAAGCAAATAAAAAAGAGGTGTTTCCACCTCTTATGCATTTACCAGTCCTTTTTTAACATTGCTTCTTTTCCTCAATATAAGCCATATTGGAGTGGCTATAAATATTGATGAATAGGAACCGCTTGCTATACCTAAAATGAGAGGCAGTGCCAGCTCTTTTACAGCACTTACTCCTATAAAATATAAAGCGGTTATAGTAAACAATGTAGTTAAAACAGTATTTATTGAACGGGAAAGAGATTGGGTGATACTTGCATTAGCCAATTCTTCCAGAGAAGCTTTCCTATTTGTTTTGGAATTTTCTCTTATCCTGTCAAAAATAACTATTGTATCATTTATGGAATATCCCACAACCGTCAATATAGCAGCTATAAAGGCTGAATTAATGGGAATCTGTAAAACTGCATATACTCCCACAGTAAATAAAATATCGTGGATTAATGTTATAATGGCAGCAATTCCAAAATTAAGCTCAAATCTTACGGCGACATATATAAGCATTGCAACTGAAGCTAAAATTATGGCATAAAGTGCATTTCGGCTTAGCTCAGCACCTATTGAAGGGCCGACTGTTTCTGTTGACCATGATGAAGAATCTATTTTATATAGTGTGTTGATTTCATTTTTAAGGCTTTCTACCTGCTCATTTGTTATGGAACTGCTTCTTATCATGATTCCTGTTGCGTCAACAGACTGCACCGATGCATCACTTACATATTTTGCAGCTATCTCTCTTATCTCTTCTGTATTTACTTGCGTTTTTAAATCTACCTGCATTATGGTACCGCCAGCAAAATCTATTCCTAAATTAAGTCCTCTAAAGATAAGGAATCCCAGTCCGATTGCAATAACAACAACAGATATAGTAATCCATAGTCTGGACTTTTCGACAATCTTTAACATATCCTGCTTCCCTCCTATGCTCCGTAAAGTTTTTTATTGGAAAATGCTTTGATATCCATAACAAGTTTCAGCAGGAATCTTGTTACTATTACCGCAGTAAGCATACTTGCTACAATACCTATAACCAAAGTTACGGCAAAGCCCTTTACCGGACCGGTGCCTAAGGCAGCAAGTATAGCTGCAGCTATGACTGTAGTAACGTTACCGTCTATTATTGAAGTTAAAGCCCGATCAAAGCCTGAATTCAATGCAGCCTTCAAGGTTTTTCCAAGTTTAAGTTCTTCTTTTATTCTTTCAAATATAAGAACATTTGCATCCACAGCCATACCTACAGAAAGCAGGAAACCTGCAATAGCTGAAAGGGACATGGTTGCTTTAAGAGCAATATATGCATATAAATTTATTAGTATATAAACAACAAGGGCAATGCTGGCTATAACACCTGGCAGTCTGTAATAGGCTATCATAAATATCATTACAAAGAGTATTCCTACAAATGCTGCCTGAACGCTTCTTGCAAGGGCATCAGTTCCGAGTGTGGGGCCTATGGTCCTTACAGTCAATGGCTTTAAGGTGACAGGCAAAGCTCCGGATTTTATAAGGGAAGCAATACGTTTTGCTGTTTCTGTTGATTCCATTCCTGTAATCCTTGCATTACCGTCGGTTATGTGAGCCTGAACCGTCGGTGCGGATAGCAGGTCTTCATCTAAATATATGGATATTTCCTGTCCTATGTATTTTTGGGTTGCATCTGAAAATTTCTGTTTTCCCTCTTCATTAAACTCAAGGCTTATCTGTGCCCGGTTGTATTCATCAAAAGTAACATAAGCATCCTTTACATCCTTACCGCTTAATATTTCATCACTATTTGGTCCTACAAACTTCAAATAGCCTGTCTGTCCTATAAATTCCAGAGCTTTCTGTTGGTCATACATCCCGGGGATTTCTATCCTTATTCTCCTGTCTCCTTCTTTTTGGATGGTAGGGTCTACAACTCCAAACTTGTCAACACGTTCCTTTATAAGCTGTACAGTCCTATCCACCGTTTCTGCATCTACATTGGCATCCTGTATTTCTTCAATAACATAAATTCCGCCTTTTAAATCAAGGCCTTGCTTGACTTCTCCGCCTAAAGCTTTTACGTTGTAATCACCCAGCTTAAGGCCATAGGCACCGGTGTAGGATAAAAAAGCTACAACCGCTATTATGATTAATAATATGACTGGACTTCTATGTTTCATTGGTTTACCCCCTTGTTTCCTCTTTTTTTCACAAAGTTTATTATAGTACACTTAAAATGTACAGTCAATATGAGCAAGCTGTAACATGTTAAAATATGTCTACTCTCTGTTGTTTCTTAAAAACTGTGCAGCCTTTATTGTCAATGCACATTCCACTCTTTTTTTCTGCATCTCACAGCCTAATTTATAAGGCATTAATATATTGCCGTTAAAATTATAATTATTGGCCTGACAGCCGCCGCTGCAATAAAACTTTGCCCAGCAATCAGAGCAGCTTTTTTTATTGTACACGTGGCCATTCTTGAATTCATTTATTATTTCATTATTTATTATTCCTTCATTCAGAGTTCCCATTTTATATTTGTCGTTACCGACAAACTGGTGGCAGGGGTATATATCACCTTCCGGAGTTACTGCTATGTACTCAAATCCGGCACCGCAGCCCGATATCCTTTTATAAATACAAGGCCCTCCATTTATATCTATAGCAAAATGATAAAATTTAAATGCGCTGCCTTTTTCCTCTCTTTTTATAATTTCATCCGTCAGCATTTCATATTGTTCAAATATTGTATCAAGATTCTCTGGTTTTAAAGAAAGCTCATCTCCTTCGGGAAGTACAACGGGCTCAATTGAAATTTCATCAAAACCGTTATTTGCAAGCTCCATTACATCATTATAAAAATCAAGGTTTTTAGAGGTAAATGTACCTCTTACATAATATTGTTTTTTATTTCCTCTTCTATTAACCATTCTCTTAATTTTGGGCAGAATATCATCATATGTACCTTTCCCATTGGCATTTATTCTTATACCATCATTTACTTCTTTTCTGCCGTCAATACTTAGAACAACATTTGTCATATGAGTGTCAATATATTCTATAATTTCATCATTAAGCAATGTGGCATTTGTAGTCATGGTAAATCGCATTTCCTTATTGAATTCCTTCTCCTGTTGCCTTGCATATTCCACGATAGCCTTAATGGTATTAAAATTCATAAGGGGTTCTCCGCCAAATAAATCCACTTCAATGTGTTTTCTAGGTCCGGAATTTTTAATGACAAAATCAATAGCCTTTTTCCCAACTTCTTGTGACATTAAAGATTTATTCCCTTTGTAACCTCCTTCATGTGCAAAGCAATATTTGCATCTTAAATTGCAGTCATGGGCTATATTTAAGCACATTGCTTTTATGAAGAATTGCTCATTATCATTCTTAGCCACATTTTCATATAAATCCTCGCAATATAGAAGGCCGCTGTCTTCTAAGTTTTTTATCTCATCTATCGCTTCTTTAATTTTATCTCTTTCATACTTACTTATAAATTTATCTATTATAGACTCCTCGTCCACTTTTTTATAATCATCAATGATATCATAAATGATATCGTCTATTATATGAAATGACCCGCTGTTTACGTCTAAAAGCATTTTAATGCCATGCTGATCAAATTTATGAATAATAGCCATTTTACCCCCCTAAAATATTAAACAGCAGTAACAATATTTCATATTATTACTGCTCCTTTTAGCTTATAGGACTTATTATTTGTTTTCACAAGCCAGATTTGCAACAGTACAGGATGTTTTGCATGCAGATTGGCAGGAATTTGCACATTCCTTACAGCCTGGTTTATTTAAGCTGTTTTTGATTGCCGCATTATTTATAGTTTTAATATGTTTCACAAAAATTCCCCCTTTTCTTAAACATTCTGTTAAATTATAGCACAGTTAATCATGAGATTAAAGAGTTATTATTAATCATTTTAAATTTATGCCTATTATGCCCGCAAGAGAGCCTATGACAAAGCCCATGAAGATTCTGAAAAGAATGAGATTGTCGATAAGTATACCTGTTTTAAACAGCATTCCCAGCATAAACAATATGAGCATATACAAAATACCTACTAAAGCACCGTTAAGCCATCCTTTAGACTCCGACTTAACAGCTGAGTATATGCCTGACAGTGCAATGCTTACAAGGGTAATCACCATTACTGCAGTGGGCAGAGTAGTTTCGGAAATGTTTGTTAAAGTTAAGAGCACACCATATATTAAAAGAAATACTATTGATATTATGTATGCTATAAGTATGCTTTTTCCTATTACAACTATTCTGTTTGAGCCTTTTTCATTGTTGAAATTAGTTAAGCTGCCGATTGACAAATTTCTTCACCTCCACATATCCTTATTCAATATTTATGAGAGGTAAAAAATAAATATTACACCCGAATTTTGGTATATAAAAAAACAGCATTAAAATGCTGTTTTTATTCTATGTATAACTATTTCTTTTCAGGCTCGATTGTGGGATTAACAAGGTTGGCTATTGCGCCCCTTGTCATTTTCAATCTGGTCTTTTCAGCTCCGCTCTCCAATATGAAATAATCATCCTGAAGGTTTACTATTTTACCGTAGATACCGCTTCTTGTCAGCACCTCATCTCCTACCTTCAAAGATTCAATCATAGACTTGAATTTCTTTTGTTTCCTTTGTTCCGGCATAATCATAAGCAGATAAAAAATTACCATTACCACTAGCCAAGGTAATAACTGCGTAAGAAATTGATCCATTATGTTCCCCTCACTTTCTTAAATCTCATCTCTATTATAACCATATTTGGCGTAAAATTCATCTCTTAATTTAAGCAAATTATCATCTTTTATAGCCTGGCGTATTTTTTCCATGAGTTTTATAAGGAAATGAAGGTTATGTATGGTTGTTAATCTGGCACCTAAAATCTCCTTTGCCTTAAAAAGATGCCTTATATACGCCCGGCTGTAATTTCTGCAGGCATAACAATCGCATTCGGTATCCATAGGTCTTAAATCCTCGGCATATTCAGCGTTTCTCACCACCAGCTTACCTTGACTTGTGAAAACAGTTCCGTTTCTTGCTATCCTTGTAGGCAATACGCAGTCGAACATATCCACACCTCTTATAGCACCTTCAATTAAGCAGTCGGGGCTTCCGACACCCATAAGGTATCTTGGTTTATTATCCGGCAGCAAATGTACTGTCCAATCCAATACATCATACATAATGGGTTTAGGCTCTCCTATGCTTAATCCCCCTATGCTGTATCCCGGGAAGTCAAGGGCTACCATTTCCTTTGCGCTCCTTTCCCTTAAATCCTTGAACATTCCTCCTTGTATTATGCCAAACAAGGACTGGCGCTCTGTATCCTTATGGGTTTCCTTGCATCTTACAGCCCATCTTATAGTCCTATTAAGTGAGCTTGATGCATAGTCATGTTCAACAGGGTAAGGAAGGCATTCATCAAAGCACATGATTATATCGGCTCCCAAATCGTTTTGTATCTCAATGGCTTTTTCAGGTGATATAAAATGCTTCGAACCGTCTATGTGGGATTTAAAGGTGACTCCTTCTTCTTTTATATCTCTTAAGTTGCTTAAGCTGAATACCTGGAATCCGCCGCTGTCAGTTAAAATTGCCCTGTCCCAGTTCATGAACTTATGGAGCCCTCCGGATTTTTTTACTAATTTTTCGCCCGGTCTCATATATAAATGGTAGGTATTGCTTAAAATAATATGTGCTCCTAAATCCTTTAGCTCATCCGGTGACATGGCTTTTACTGTTGCCTGAGTTCCTACAGGCATAAAAACAGGAGTATCAATAACTCCGTGGGGAGTATGGAGTTTTCCCAGCCTGGCATCGCATCCATTGCTCTTTTTTATTAATTCATAACTTATCGCATCCATTATTAATCCTCCCTGTATCATCGTATAAACATCGCATCGCCAAAACTGAAAAACCTGTATTTTTCATTAACTGCGGTCTTGTAGGCATTTAAAACATTTTCCCTGCCGGCTAATGCACTGACCAGCATAATCAATGTCGACTTAGGCAGGTGAAAATTGGTTATTAAGCAGTCAACAAGCTTGAACTTATATCCAGGATATATAAATATATCCGTCCAACCGGATTTTGCTGATATTCTACCTTCATTATCTGCTGCAGTCTCCAGTGTTCTTGTTGATGTGGTTCCTACGGAAATTATCCTGCCTTTATTCTTCTTTGCATTATTTATAATTTCGGCATTTACATCATCTATGGTGTAGAATTCCGAATGCATGTGATGCTCTTCAATAACCTCTGTTTTAACAGGCCTGAAGGTGCCTAACCCTACATGCAAAGTGACATAGGCAATACCTACTCCTGAATCTTCGATTTCTTTTAAGAGCTCTTTCGTAAAGTGAAGGCCTGCTGTAGGTGCTGCCGCAGAGCCTTCATATTTTGAATATACCGTCTGATATCTTTCCTTGTCTTTCAATTGTTTTTTTATATAATGAGGAAGAGGCATTTCACCCAGTTTATCCAGAACTTCCTCAAAGATACCTTCATATTCAAACCGTATTATTCTTCCGCCTTCATCGGTAGTATCAATAACTTTTCCTTTAAGCTGCCCGTTCCCGAAAATGATGTTTGCTCCTGATTTAGCTTTTTTACCTGGCTTTACAAGAACCTCCCATACATCCTTTTCCAGTCTCTTTAATAATAGGACCTCAATTTTGCCACCGGAGCCTTCCTTTGAACCAAAAAGTCTTGCCGGAATTACCCTGGTATTATTTAATACGATGCAGTCTCCCTTTTTTAAATATGTAATAATATCCTTAAAAACCCTATGCTCTATCTCCCCGGTGTTTTTATCTAAAACCATAAGCCTTGAGGTGTCTCTCTTTTCTAATGGTTCCTGTGCTATTAACTCCTCGGGAAGAAAAAAATCAAAATCATCCAAAATCATAAAATAACCGCCTTAGTAGTGTAAAATAAAAATTGTTTATATATATTATTGGAAACTATTTCTTTAATTATTATAAGGAATTTTAAAGTAGTCATATGCAAGCTTAGAAACTACTCTTCCCCTTGGGGTTCTGTTTATATAACCTATCTGCAAAAGATAAGGTTCATATACATCCTCAATTGTATGGCTCTCTTCTCCTATAGAGTAGGCAAGAGTATCTATGCCGACGGGACCTCCTGCAAATTTGTTTATTATGGTCATAAGCATTTTTCTGTCTATGCTGTCCAATCCCATTTTATCAACCTCCAGCATATTCAAGCCGTCATTTGCCACATTGCAGTCTATAAACCCCGAAGCCTTAACCTGGGCATAGTCCCTTACTCTTTTTAAAAGCCTGTTTGCAATTCTAGGAGTGCCGCGGGAACGAAGAGCCAATTCATTAGCCCCTTGTTCATCGATTCCTATGCCAAGTATTTTGGCAGAGCGTTTTATAATGGTTTTCAATTCTTGAGTATCATACATTTCCAGCCTGCATATTACTCCAAATCTATCCCTTAAAGGAGATGTAAGAAGCCCGGCTCTTGTAGTAGCACCTACCAGAGTGAATTTTGGCAGATCCAATCTTATGGACCTGGCGCTGGGACCTTTTCCAATCATAATATCAAGTGCAAAGTCTTCCATTGCAGGGTACAGTATTTCTTCAACGCTTCTGCTCAAGCGATGGATTTCATCTATAAAAAGAACGTCTCCCGTATTTAAATTGGTAAGCAACGCCGCTAAATCTCCCGGCCTCTCAATGGCAGGACCGGATGTTATCCTCAAGCTGCTCCCCATTTCATTTGATATAATTGAAGCAAGTGTTGTTTTACCCAATCCCGGAGGGCCGTATAAAAGCACATGATCCAAGGATTCTTTTCTTGATTTTGCAGCCTGAATAAAAATGGAAAGCTTTTCTTTAGCTTTCTCCTGTCCTATGTATTCTTCAAAAGTTCTCGGCCTTAAGCTGCCTTCAATTTCAGCATCCTCCACACGCATTTCACTGGTTATTATTCTTTCTTCCACTTTCTCACCTACTTCATAAGGATTTTAAGAGCAGCCTTTATAAGACTTTCCGTATCCATACCGTCCTGTTCTATTTTTCTAACTGCTGTATTAGCCTCGTTTGAGCTGTATCCCAAAGAAATCAGGGCATGTATTGCCTCTTGGATATGATCTCCGGAATTTATATTAGTGTTATAAATTACCTCAGTATCATCTGCTAATACATTATCACTATGGATTTTATCCTTAAGCTCCAATATTATTCTATGAGCAGTCTTGCTCCCTATACCGGATACGGAGGTTAAAGATTTTGTGTCTCCTCCCATTATAGCAAGTCCCAGTTTTATGGGTGAAAGTGCCGACAATACAGCTAATCCTGCTTTGGGGCCTACACCGCTTACAGATATTAAAAGCTCAAACATATCCAGCTCTTCCTTTGAAAGAAAACCATACAAAGCCATTATGTCTTCACGCACATGAAAATAAGTAAAAAGCCTTACCATTCCGCCTATTGCCGGTGCCTTGTCAATAGTTGAAGCCGATACAAATACCTTAAGACCTAATCCATTATTGTCGATTACTATAAAGTCCTTGTCCTTATATTCCAGAACGCCTTTTATATAATAAAACATTCTTCACTCTCCTATTTTACTCTGAAAAGCTCGCCCATCAAATGGGAATTGCCGTGACAAATAGCCACTGCCAGAGCGTCTGCAACGTCATCCGGCTTAGGTATACCTTCAAGATTTAAGAGTATCCTGACCATTTGCTGTATCTGCTGCTTTTCTGCTCTGCCATAACCGACAACGGCTTGTTTAACCTGAAGGGGCGTATATTCGTAAATTCCAAGATTATGTTTGACTGCAGTGAGCATTACTACTCCTCTTGCGTGTCCCACAACTAAAGCAGTCTTGACATTTTTATTGAAGAAAAGCTCTTCAACTGCAAATACATCGGGTTTATATAATGATATAAGCTCCTCTAAATTCTTATGTAAAATCATAAGCCTCTCGGGCATAGTTGATTTTGTATCTGTAGTAATGGCTCCATAAGTAATGGGAGTAAACTTATTTCCCTCATATTTTACAATTCCATAGCCTGTTATGGCAATTCCGGGATCAATTCCAAGTATAATCATTTAATCACCTTACCCAAACATATATTCGACGCAATACAACTATTCCCTTCTATTTTACATGAATTTTATATATGTGCAATAAAAAAGCTTTCCTGAATAAACAATCAGAAAAGCTTCTTATAATTTAATCATAATCACGTATTTTTTCCCACACTTCTTCTTCCGTTTCAACTTCTATACCTGTTTCTAAATTCTTATCTTTGTTTTTGTGGGGAATGGGTTCAAAATCATCACATTTTGTAGCTATGCCATTAGAATCCGTAGAATAAACCATAATATATTTATTCTCCAGCCTTACAACAAATCTGTCAGGAAGATAAGGCAGTTCCCTTATTATCAATATTTTTTCTTTGGTGAAATCAACTCTGCCTTCACCATCAAAAAAATCTTCAACCTGCAGCCTGGTCATATTAACGAGCTCATCAGGAACTATATGGCTCTCGGTTGTTATGGATTTCCCGGTATTTATGGATATAATCTTTTTTTCCAGAATAGTTTGAGGAGTCACCCTCTCTTCATCTGCCATTATATCTATATCTTTATCTTCATCGGATATTGGAAAGTATTTGTAATCCACTT
The Oxobacter pfennigii DNA segment above includes these coding regions:
- the recJ gene encoding single-stranded-DNA-specific exonuclease RecJ; this encodes MQKKRWIIKNKQNINNVNDALGVDSIIKNILYNRGIADEESIDKFLEPDIKKLYDPFLLPDMKEAINLIKKHIDAKGKIIIYGDYDADGITSSSILYRCFKKLKADIGFYIPSRIDEGYGLNIDAIKDIVDKGASLIITVDCGVTALDEAFYCKQKGVDIIITDHHECSEILPDALVINPKRQDSLYPFKYLAGVGVAFKLIQALASIFDLNIMDYIDLTCIGTVADIVPLLDENRIIVKYGIEAIKNTRNYGIQALLKCAEIDRDKLNTTHISFFMAPRINAIGRISDANIGVELFINDSIEKSMEIAAKLNDENKRRQQIEEAIFIEGEKLISDTYDDKDYVIVLQSDCWHMGVVGIVASRIVEKYYRPTILLNKEGKLYRGSARSIQGFNLYEALCECSDLLLKFGGHDMAAGLTLENGNLALFKEKINEIARRKILKKDLIPFINIDWELNQNDLNYELANKLELLEPFGVGNPAPVFAYKETRIHDIRTVGDKDKHLKIRLKDNKNTIDGIAFNLGHTIDEFSKNNCIDLVCEFGKNTWNGRESLQFVVKDMRKSPFKTIEENFYRSLKPVIDKMDKYKYDEIEVLTDYIIDLSLDDLMEKISNEKSLIIVNNVNILKYLLDNYSHCELLFDNDSLIINDTVILANGDLSSINAKAFHGIYILDNIFDWDFVLHEWFDNEDGINFYIVCKDVVHDVEFIESLEPSRDKLEYLFSYIKKSINRRRDKQSVETISKALSMNILSVYYCLKVLNELGTISIAALKDGFMAFRVNKELETDLSLSATIKKFDTIKENINNLKYIYQMARGYNSEY
- the secF gene encoding protein translocase subunit SecF, which produces MLKIVEKSRLWITISVVVIAIGLGFLIFRGLNLGIDFAGGTIMQVDLKTQVNTEEIREIAAKYVSDASVQSVDATGIMIRSSSITNEQVESLKNEINTLYKIDSSSWSTETVGPSIGAELSRNALYAIILASVAMLIYVAVRFELNFGIAAIITLIHDILFTVGVYAVLQIPINSAFIAAILTVVGYSINDTIVIFDRIRENSKTNRKASLEELANASITQSLSRSINTVLTTLFTITALYFIGVSAVKELALPLILGIASGSYSSIFIATPIWLILRKRSNVKKGLVNA
- the secD gene encoding protein translocase subunit SecD gives rise to the protein MKHRSPVILLIIIAVVAFLSYTGAYGLKLGDYNVKALGGEVKQGLDLKGGIYVIEEIQDANVDAETVDRTVQLIKERVDKFGVVDPTIQKEGDRRIRIEIPGMYDQQKALEFIGQTGYLKFVGPNSDEILSGKDVKDAYVTFDEYNRAQISLEFNEEGKQKFSDATQKYIGQEISIYLDEDLLSAPTVQAHITDGNARITGMESTETAKRIASLIKSGALPVTLKPLTVRTIGPTLGTDALARSVQAAFVGILFVMIFMIAYYRLPGVIASIALVVYILINLYAYIALKATMSLSAIAGFLLSVGMAVDANVLIFERIKEELKLGKTLKAALNSGFDRALTSIIDGNVTTVIAAAILAALGTGPVKGFAVTLVIGIVASMLTAVIVTRFLLKLVMDIKAFSNKKLYGA
- the scfB gene encoding thioether cross-link-forming SCIFF peptide maturase produces the protein MAIIHKFDQHGIKMLLDVNSGSFHIIDDIIYDIIDDYKKVDEESIIDKFISKYERDKIKEAIDEIKNLEDSGLLYCEDLYENVAKNDNEQFFIKAMCLNIAHDCNLRCKYCFAHEGGYKGNKSLMSQEVGKKAIDFVIKNSGPRKHIEVDLFGGEPLMNFNTIKAIVEYARQQEKEFNKEMRFTMTTNATLLNDEIIEYIDTHMTNVVLSIDGRKEVNDGIRINANGKGTYDDILPKIKRMVNRRGNKKQYYVRGTFTSKNLDFYNDVMELANNGFDEISIEPVVLPEGDELSLKPENLDTIFEQYEMLTDEIIKREEKGSAFKFYHFAIDINGGPCIYKRISGCGAGFEYIAVTPEGDIYPCHQFVGNDKYKMGTLNEGIINNEIINEFKNGHVYNKKSCSDCWAKFYCSGGCQANNYNFNGNILMPYKLGCEMQKKRVECALTIKAAQFLRNNRE
- the scfA gene encoding six-cysteine ranthipeptide SCIFF codes for the protein MKHIKTINNAAIKNSLNKPGCKECANSCQSACKTSCTVANLACENK
- a CDS encoding TIGR04086 family membrane protein; protein product: MSIGSLTNFNNEKGSNRIVVIGKSILIAYIISIVFLLIYGVLLTLTNISETTLPTAVMVITLVSIALSGIYSAVKSESKGWLNGALVGILYMLILFMLGMLFKTGILIDNLILFRIFMGFVIGSLAGIIGINLK
- the yajC gene encoding preprotein translocase subunit YajC; translated protein: MDQFLTQLLPWLVVMVIFYLLMIMPEQRKQKKFKSMIESLKVGDEVLTRSGIYGKIVNLQDDYFILESGAEKTRLKMTRGAIANLVNPTIEPEKK
- the tgt gene encoding tRNA guanosine(34) transglycosylase Tgt, whose translation is MDAISYELIKKSNGCDARLGKLHTPHGVIDTPVFMPVGTQATVKAMSPDELKDLGAHIILSNTYHLYMRPGEKLVKKSGGLHKFMNWDRAILTDSGGFQVFSLSNLRDIKEEGVTFKSHIDGSKHFISPEKAIEIQNDLGADIIMCFDECLPYPVEHDYASSSLNRTIRWAVRCKETHKDTERQSLFGIIQGGMFKDLRERSAKEMVALDFPGYSIGGLSIGEPKPIMYDVLDWTVHLLPDNKPRYLMGVGSPDCLIEGAIRGVDMFDCVLPTRIARNGTVFTSQGKLVVRNAEYAEDLRPMDTECDCYACRNYSRAYIRHLFKAKEILGARLTTIHNLHFLIKLMEKIRQAIKDDNLLKLRDEFYAKYGYNRDEI
- the queA gene encoding tRNA preQ1(34) S-adenosylmethionine ribosyltransferase-isomerase QueA — encoded protein: MILDDFDFFLPEELIAQEPLEKRDTSRLMVLDKNTGEIEHRVFKDIITYLKKGDCIVLNNTRVIPARLFGSKEGSGGKIEVLLLKRLEKDVWEVLVKPGKKAKSGANIIFGNGQLKGKVIDTTDEGGRIIRFEYEGIFEEVLDKLGEMPLPHYIKKQLKDKERYQTVYSKYEGSAAAPTAGLHFTKELLKEIEDSGVGIAYVTLHVGLGTFRPVKTEVIEEHHMHSEFYTIDDVNAEIINNAKKNKGRIISVGTTSTRTLETAADNEGRISAKSGWTDIFIYPGYKFKLVDCLITNFHLPKSTLIMLVSALAGRENVLNAYKTAVNEKYRFFSFGDAMFIR
- the ruvB gene encoding Holliday junction branch migration DNA helicase RuvB, coding for MRVEDAEIEGSLRPRTFEEYIGQEKAKEKLSIFIQAAKSRKESLDHVLLYGPPGLGKTTLASIISNEMGSSLRITSGPAIERPGDLAALLTNLNTGDVLFIDEIHRLSRSVEEILYPAMEDFALDIMIGKGPSARSIRLDLPKFTLVGATTRAGLLTSPLRDRFGVICRLEMYDTQELKTIIKRSAKILGIGIDEQGANELALRSRGTPRIANRLLKRVRDYAQVKASGFIDCNVANDGLNMLEVDKMGLDSIDRKMLMTIINKFAGGPVGIDTLAYSIGEESHTIEDVYEPYLLQIGYINRTPRGRVVSKLAYDYFKIPYNN
- the ruvA gene encoding Holliday junction branch migration protein RuvA, with amino-acid sequence MFYYIKGVLEYKDKDFIVIDNNGLGLKVFVSASTIDKAPAIGGMVRLFTYFHVREDIMALYGFLSKEELDMFELLISVSGVGPKAGLAVLSALSPIKLGLAIMGGDTKSLTSVSGIGSKTAHRIILELKDKIHSDNVLADDTEVIYNTNINSGDHIQEAIHALISLGYSSNEANTAVRKIEQDGMDTESLIKAALKILMK
- the ruvC gene encoding crossover junction endodeoxyribonuclease RuvC, giving the protein MIILGIDPGIAITGYGIVKYEGNKFTPITYGAITTDTKSTMPERLMILHKNLEELISLYKPDVFAVEELFFNKNVKTALVVGHARGVVMLTAVKHNLGIYEYTPLQVKQAVVGYGRAEKQQIQQMVRILLNLEGIPKPDDVADALAVAICHGNSHLMGELFRVK